One region of Armatimonadota bacterium genomic DNA includes:
- a CDS encoding anti-sigma factor: protein MRSARLALMLSLAAMFVLGLRAQAADVYNVDLKPVGDQGVSGLATIISAKVSGTSPYYNVEVNARADKAPPANMVYEAWFVDNDANYKLSLGAFTGMRFSARTRLVRFSDAMPFDMLAVSLEPADDSNPMPTTIVAQGNLPGSRVSAADFSRVAVLPEDEAFLSHIITQRFGLSSDTANDLRMRGWSYSDIAVMANAAYRCNRQVSEVASMLESGKTWSDIAQSCNMTVAELLTPVPRVEVAGALMELPSATAPSGVVAPLLYYKRGANNAPLITQQKWNELRVRGYDWQSVAIAANIAAETGESVDDLLRIRRIQGLPWQTIIIDRALDMKKMMDVSGWPFSKDEEEMQTPPPLPTAPAQ, encoded by the coding sequence ATGAGAAGCGCAAGGTTAGCACTAATGTTGAGCTTGGCCGCTATGTTTGTGCTGGGATTGCGTGCCCAGGCGGCCGATGTGTACAATGTGGACCTGAAACCCGTAGGGGATCAGGGAGTGTCTGGTTTGGCCACGATAATTTCGGCCAAGGTTTCGGGAACTAGCCCATATTACAATGTCGAGGTAAACGCCCGAGCGGATAAGGCCCCACCGGCAAACATGGTCTATGAAGCATGGTTTGTTGATAACGATGCCAACTACAAGCTTAGCCTCGGGGCTTTCACGGGCATGAGGTTCAGCGCAAGAACGAGGCTAGTCCGTTTTTCAGACGCCATGCCATTTGATATGCTGGCGGTTTCTCTTGAACCGGCGGATGATTCCAATCCAATGCCGACCACTATAGTCGCTCAAGGCAACCTTCCTGGCAGTCGTGTTTCAGCGGCTGATTTCTCGCGGGTTGCAGTACTTCCCGAGGATGAGGCGTTCCTAAGCCACATCATCACTCAGAGATTTGGGTTGAGCAGTGACACGGCTAATGATTTACGGATGCGTGGTTGGAGCTATTCGGATATAGCCGTTATGGCAAATGCGGCTTATAGGTGCAATAGACAGGTGTCTGAGGTGGCTTCAATGCTTGAATCCGGGAAGACTTGGAGCGACATTGCACAGTCATGCAATATGACAGTTGCTGAGCTTCTCACTCCCGTGCCAAGGGTAGAGGTTGCAGGGGCCCTGATGGAGTTGCCTTCTGCTACGGCGCCCTCTGGTGTGGTTGCACCCCTGCTTTACTATAAGAGAGGGGCAAATAACGCACCGCTCATAACTCAGCAGAAGTGGAATGAACTCCGTGTTCGTGGCTATGATTGGCAAAGTGTGGCTATAGCGGCGAATATTGCTGCCGAGACGGGGGAGAGTGTTGATGACCTGCTTCGCATCAGGAGAATTCAAGGGCTACCATGGCAAACCATCATCATTGACCGTGCTTTAGATATGAAAAAGATGATGGATGTGAGCGGTTGGCCGTTTAGCAAGGATGAGGAAGAGATGCAGACACCTCCACCGTTGCCGACAGCACCGGCGCAATAG